Proteins encoded by one window of Synechococcus sp. WH 7805:
- the hemB gene encoding porphobilinogen synthase, with amino-acid sequence MDLTYRPRRLRRTASLRAMVRETNLSPADFIYPLFVHEGAEVEPIGAMPGANRWSLQQLTSEVRRAWELGIRCIVLFPKVSEGLKTEDGAECFNENGLIPRAIRQLKQELPEMAIMTDVALDPYSCDGHDGIVSEQGVVLNDETIELLCKQAVAQARAGADLIGPSDMMDGRVGAIREALDDEGFEHVGIISYTAKYSSAYYGPFREALDSAPRAAGSKPIPGNKDTYQMDPANAREAITEAQLDEQEGADIMMVKPGLAYLDIIHRLREESELPIAAYNVSGEYSMVKAAAERGWINEKALVLETLLSFKRAGADLILTYHACDAAEWLKQG; translated from the coding sequence ATGGACCTCACTTACCGCCCACGCCGCCTGCGTCGTACTGCGTCTCTGCGGGCCATGGTGCGCGAAACCAATCTGTCGCCTGCTGATTTCATTTACCCGCTGTTCGTGCACGAAGGTGCGGAGGTGGAGCCAATTGGGGCCATGCCTGGGGCCAATCGCTGGAGCTTGCAGCAGCTCACCTCGGAGGTGAGGCGCGCCTGGGAGCTTGGAATCCGCTGCATCGTTCTGTTCCCGAAGGTCTCTGAGGGACTCAAAACCGAAGATGGTGCCGAATGCTTCAACGAGAACGGATTGATTCCGCGTGCCATTCGCCAGCTCAAGCAAGAGCTCCCGGAAATGGCGATCATGACGGACGTGGCCCTCGACCCCTACTCCTGCGACGGCCATGACGGCATCGTCAGCGAACAGGGTGTGGTTCTGAACGATGAAACGATCGAGTTGCTTTGCAAGCAGGCCGTTGCCCAGGCCAGAGCCGGTGCTGACTTGATCGGACCTAGCGACATGATGGATGGCCGGGTCGGGGCGATCCGTGAAGCCCTCGATGACGAAGGTTTCGAGCATGTGGGCATCATCAGCTACACAGCCAAATACTCATCGGCGTATTACGGGCCCTTCCGCGAAGCTCTTGATTCCGCGCCCCGGGCTGCTGGAAGCAAGCCAATTCCTGGGAACAAGGACACCTATCAAATGGATCCGGCGAATGCCCGTGAGGCCATCACCGAGGCCCAGCTCGATGAACAGGAAGGGGCTGACATCATGATGGTGAAGCCCGGTCTCGCTTACCTCGACATCATTCATCGCTTGCGGGAAGAGTCGGAGTTGCCCATCGCGGCTTACAACGTCAGTGGTGAGTACTCCATGGTGAAAGCGGCCGCCGAGCGTGGCTGGATCAACGAGAAGGCCTTGGTGCTGGAGACCCTGCTCAGCTTCAAGCGTGCCGGTGCGGATCTGATCCTCACTTATCACGCTTGTGATGCCGCTGAATGGTTGAAGCAGGGTTAG
- a CDS encoding SulP family inorganic anion transporter has protein sequence MNKRRHALIHGFSWTHWRGDLSGGLTAAVVALPLALAFGNAALGPGGAIYGLYGAIVTGFLAALFGGTPAQVSGPTGPMSVTVAGVVGSLATVGVSRELNGGELLPLVMAAVVIGGLIQILLGVLRLGRYITLVPYSVVSGFMSGIGMIILCLQIGPLLGINSRGGAIQSLQMVVADFRPEPSALLVSAATLLVVFGTPRLISKVVPSPLLALVVITPLSLWLFPDQLTRIGSIPEGGLTFMIPNWRDHLPVLMRAGVVLAVLGAIDSLLTSLVADNISYTRHRSDRELVGQGIANSVAGLLSGLPGAGATMRTVINIKSGGRTPLSGMTHSVVLLLLLLGAGPLAEGIPTALLAAILIKVGFDIIDWGFLRRAHRLSFKTALVMWGVLLMTVFWDLIGAVLVGMFVANLLTIESLTDHQLGTMNVDAAPLDEEEQTLLERCGDQLMLFRMQGPLSFGAAKGISERMMLVRQYTILLLDITDVPHLGVTASLAIERMVQEAAQHDRQVLVAGAAGKVKRRLEMFGIPSLVDTRLAALREADQRLNS, from the coding sequence ATGAACAAACGCCGGCACGCTCTCATCCACGGCTTTAGCTGGACGCATTGGCGCGGAGACCTCTCGGGCGGTCTCACTGCTGCGGTCGTGGCACTACCCCTGGCATTGGCCTTCGGCAATGCAGCCCTCGGTCCGGGTGGTGCGATTTACGGTCTTTATGGAGCCATCGTGACGGGCTTTCTTGCAGCCCTATTCGGGGGAACCCCTGCACAGGTGAGCGGACCAACAGGGCCGATGAGCGTCACCGTGGCAGGGGTTGTAGGCAGCCTCGCAACCGTTGGCGTCAGCCGGGAACTCAATGGCGGAGAGCTGCTGCCGCTGGTGATGGCTGCCGTGGTGATCGGTGGACTCATTCAGATCCTGCTGGGCGTGCTGCGACTCGGTCGTTACATCACCCTCGTGCCCTATTCCGTGGTCTCGGGTTTCATGTCTGGCATCGGGATGATTATCCTCTGCCTGCAAATCGGTCCGCTGCTGGGAATCAACAGTCGCGGTGGTGCGATTCAGTCTCTTCAGATGGTGGTGGCCGATTTCAGGCCTGAGCCGTCGGCGCTTTTGGTTAGTGCCGCCACCTTGCTGGTGGTCTTCGGTACTCCACGTTTGATCAGCAAGGTGGTCCCGTCGCCTCTGCTGGCGCTCGTTGTGATCACCCCCCTGTCTTTGTGGCTCTTTCCAGACCAGTTGACGCGCATCGGCAGCATTCCAGAAGGGGGGCTCACCTTCATGATTCCCAACTGGCGGGACCACCTGCCTGTGCTGATGCGAGCCGGGGTGGTGCTGGCCGTCCTCGGTGCGATCGATTCCCTGCTCACCTCACTGGTCGCCGACAACATCAGCTACACACGCCATCGCTCCGATCGCGAACTGGTAGGCCAGGGCATCGCCAACAGCGTGGCGGGTCTTCTCAGCGGTCTTCCTGGAGCGGGGGCCACGATGCGCACGGTGATCAATATCAAGTCCGGTGGTCGCACACCCCTCTCAGGGATGACCCATTCGGTTGTGCTCCTGCTACTGCTGCTGGGAGCCGGTCCCCTGGCAGAAGGAATCCCCACTGCTCTACTGGCTGCAATTTTGATCAAGGTGGGATTCGACATCATCGATTGGGGCTTCCTACGCCGCGCCCACCGTCTCTCCTTCAAAACAGCTCTGGTGATGTGGGGCGTTCTGCTGATGACAGTGTTCTGGGACCTGATCGGTGCGGTGCTGGTCGGCATGTTCGTAGCAAACCTGCTCACGATCGAATCACTCACCGACCATCAGCTCGGCACCATGAACGTGGATGCAGCTCCTCTGGATGAGGAGGAACAGACCCTGCTGGAACGCTGCGGCGACCAACTCATGCTGTTCAGGATGCAAGGGCCACTCAGTTTCGGTGCAGCCAAAGGCATCAGTGAACGGATGATGTTGGTGAGGCAATACACAATTCTGCTGCTGGACATTACTGACGTTCCACATCTGGGAGTGACGGCCAGCCTGGCGATCGAACGCATGGTGCAGGAGGCTGCGCAGCACGATCGACAGGTGCTCGTGGCCGGTGCGGCAGGCAAGGTGAAACGCCGTCTAGAAATGTTCGGGATTCCATCTCTCGTGGATACCCGCCTGGCAGCTCTGCGTGAAGCTGATCAACGTCTCAACAGTTGA
- a CDS encoding DUF3764 family protein, with product MYRGVRNADSSDILVIHQAPKEALSPLWESIRNGSPVMLRMSHLHNSVRGLTLGAQYIS from the coding sequence TTGTACCGAGGTGTCAGAAATGCTGATTCCAGTGACATTCTTGTGATTCACCAAGCTCCTAAAGAGGCCTTGAGTCCTTTATGGGAAAGTATTCGGAATGGCTCGCCAGTCATGCTACGGATGTCTCATCTGCACAATTCAGTTCGTGGTTTGACGCTTGGTGCACAGTACATTTCATAA
- a CDS encoding endonuclease MutS2, with amino-acid sequence MSALQETLELLEWPRLCDHLASFASTVQGRRHCKIDALPASLQDSLALQAQTLEMGSLDGVLEGGLSFQGVSDLARTLLRCSKGGTASGEELLDVANTLAAARRLRRQIDEPELRPVCTTLLRDVATFPDLEQRLKFAIEEGGRVADRASPGLDGLRRQWQELRARRRDRLQDVIRRWAAHLQDTVIAERHGRPVLAVKAGAGGQCPGMVHDSSASGSTMFVEPKSVIDLGNKLADVDGRIREEEQRVLSELSAAVAEQVEGLQHLMQVLLKLDLALARGRYGQWLGAVPPRLESAVDAPFELRTLRHPLLVWQERNEQGPTVVPVSVEVSSSLRVVAITGPNTGGKTVTLKSIGLAALMARAGLWVPCSGSPTLPWCAQVLADIGDEQSLQQSLSTFSGHVKRIGRILEAIRSGPAPALVLLDEVGAGTDPSEGTALATALLRTLADRARLTVATTHFGELKALKYSDARFENASVAFDSETLSPTYHLLWGIPGRSNALAIATRLGLEGSVIDEARALLAPVGDGEVNTVIRGLEEQRMRQQAAAEDAAALLARTELLHEELLQRWEKQKQHSAERQEQGRQRLETSIRAGQKEVRQLIRRLRDDGADGETARQAGQRLRKLEDRHRPEPERRRHQGWRPQVGDRIRLLALGKAAEVLKVSDDGLQLQVRCGVMRSTVELSAVESLDGRKPDPPAAPVVQVRVKARRGSGSAEVRTSRNTVDVRGMRVHEAESTVEEVLRGASGPVWVIHGIGTGRLKRGLRDWFQSLPYVERVVDAEQGDGGAGCSVVWVR; translated from the coding sequence ATGTCTGCTCTTCAGGAAACCCTGGAGCTGCTGGAGTGGCCGCGGCTCTGTGACCATCTCGCCAGTTTCGCCAGCACCGTGCAGGGACGTCGTCACTGCAAAATCGATGCTCTCCCGGCCTCGCTCCAAGACAGCCTCGCCCTTCAGGCCCAGACCCTGGAGATGGGCTCTCTGGACGGTGTTCTCGAGGGTGGGCTGAGTTTCCAAGGTGTGAGTGATCTCGCTCGCACCCTGTTGCGCTGCAGTAAAGGGGGGACGGCTTCGGGTGAGGAGCTTTTAGATGTGGCCAACACCCTGGCCGCTGCCCGTCGCTTGCGTCGCCAGATCGATGAACCGGAGCTGCGCCCGGTGTGCACAACACTCCTCAGGGATGTGGCGACCTTCCCCGATCTCGAGCAGCGCTTGAAATTCGCCATTGAAGAGGGGGGACGGGTTGCTGACCGAGCCAGCCCTGGGCTTGATGGTCTGAGGCGGCAGTGGCAGGAGCTGCGGGCCAGACGCCGGGACAGGTTGCAGGACGTGATCAGGCGTTGGGCCGCCCATCTCCAAGACACCGTGATTGCCGAGCGCCACGGCCGGCCCGTGCTGGCGGTGAAAGCCGGTGCCGGTGGACAGTGCCCGGGAATGGTGCACGACAGCTCCGCATCCGGCAGCACGATGTTCGTGGAACCCAAATCGGTGATCGATCTGGGGAACAAGCTCGCTGATGTGGATGGCCGGATCCGTGAGGAGGAACAGCGGGTGCTCTCCGAGCTCAGTGCAGCTGTCGCTGAGCAGGTTGAGGGACTCCAGCATCTGATGCAGGTGCTGCTCAAATTGGATTTGGCCTTGGCCCGTGGCCGCTATGGGCAGTGGCTCGGTGCGGTTCCTCCCCGTTTGGAGTCCGCTGTTGATGCTCCGTTCGAGCTGAGAACCTTGCGCCATCCGCTGCTCGTCTGGCAGGAGCGCAACGAGCAGGGGCCAACCGTTGTGCCCGTCAGTGTTGAGGTGTCGTCGTCTCTGCGTGTGGTGGCGATTACCGGGCCAAACACCGGTGGGAAAACAGTCACCCTCAAGAGCATCGGTTTGGCAGCTTTGATGGCGCGGGCAGGACTGTGGGTGCCGTGCAGTGGCAGCCCCACCCTTCCCTGGTGTGCCCAGGTGCTAGCTGATATCGGCGATGAGCAATCGCTGCAGCAAAGCTTGTCCACCTTCAGCGGTCATGTGAAACGGATCGGTCGCATCCTGGAGGCGATTCGTTCCGGGCCGGCTCCTGCTTTGGTGCTGCTGGATGAGGTGGGTGCCGGTACCGATCCCAGTGAAGGCACGGCTCTGGCAACAGCACTGTTGCGCACCCTGGCCGATCGTGCACGGCTCACTGTGGCGACCACCCATTTCGGCGAGCTCAAGGCTCTTAAGTACAGCGATGCCCGCTTTGAGAATGCGTCGGTTGCCTTCGACAGCGAGACGCTGTCGCCGACTTATCACCTGCTCTGGGGGATTCCAGGTCGTAGCAATGCGCTGGCGATCGCCACCCGGCTAGGCCTTGAAGGCAGTGTGATCGATGAAGCACGCGCCCTGCTTGCTCCTGTCGGAGATGGTGAGGTGAACACCGTGATTCGCGGCTTGGAAGAACAGCGCATGCGCCAACAGGCCGCAGCGGAAGATGCAGCGGCGCTCCTCGCAAGGACCGAACTGCTGCATGAAGAACTCCTGCAGCGTTGGGAGAAGCAGAAACAGCATTCCGCTGAACGGCAGGAACAGGGACGGCAACGCCTGGAGACCTCGATCCGTGCCGGCCAGAAAGAAGTGCGCCAACTGATCCGACGTCTCCGTGATGATGGGGCCGATGGCGAAACAGCAAGACAAGCGGGGCAGCGGCTGCGCAAACTCGAGGATCGCCACCGTCCTGAGCCGGAACGTCGCCGGCATCAAGGCTGGCGACCGCAAGTGGGAGATCGCATCCGCTTGCTGGCCCTCGGCAAGGCCGCTGAGGTTCTGAAAGTGTCTGACGATGGTCTGCAGCTTCAGGTGCGCTGCGGAGTGATGCGCAGCACCGTTGAACTGTCGGCTGTCGAAAGCCTGGACGGACGCAAGCCTGACCCCCCAGCCGCTCCAGTGGTGCAGGTGCGGGTGAAGGCTCGGCGGGGGAGCGGCAGTGCCGAGGTGCGGACATCAAGGAACACCGTGGATGTGCGCGGAATGCGCGTTCATGAAGCCGAGTCGACCGTTGAAGAGGTGCTGCGCGGGGCCAGTGGTCCTGTGTGGGTGATTCACGGCATCGGCACCGGACGGCTCAAGCGTGGCCTCAGGGACTGGTTTCAGTCCCTGCCGTATGTGGAACGGGTTGTGGATGCTGAACAGGGAGACGGGGGGGCCGGCTGCAGTGTGGTGTGGGTGCGATGA
- a CDS encoding outer membrane protein — protein sequence MGFAICFASLPAFAEEDKSVKFPYLYLTGAAGANNPTTRTNTGEAGTFEEYTSPGASAELGLGVNFDGLRIEATYALDASQLSGYTNVRGIDFDYISGGEVRKQSAFLSGYWDILRRKSWTPYLGAGIGYSNLDVRGFSDPGLSYEAFNRSLWGYQFKAGISVDVSASSKIFAEGIYRGTSRFDTNDGFNDWNNASWSSWGGQLGVRVGL from the coding sequence TTGGGCTTTGCCATTTGCTTTGCTTCTCTGCCTGCCTTTGCTGAAGAAGATAAAAGTGTCAAGTTCCCCTATCTGTATTTAACGGGTGCAGCTGGAGCTAATAATCCAACGACCCGAACAAATACAGGAGAAGCAGGAACTTTTGAGGAATATACAAGCCCTGGTGCGTCTGCAGAGTTAGGATTAGGAGTGAATTTTGATGGTTTGAGAATCGAGGCGACTTATGCTCTCGATGCAAGCCAATTGAGTGGATACACAAACGTCAGAGGTATTGATTTTGACTATATTTCAGGCGGAGAAGTTCGAAAGCAATCAGCTTTCTTGAGCGGATACTGGGATATTTTACGAAGGAAGAGCTGGACTCCATACCTCGGAGCAGGAATAGGGTATTCAAATTTGGATGTTCGAGGTTTTTCTGATCCAGGTCTCTCTTATGAAGCATTCAATCGTTCCCTATGGGGGTATCAATTTAAAGCTGGCATTTCTGTAGATGTTTCAGCAAGTTCAAAGATTTTTGCTGAAGGTATTTACAGAGGAACATCGCGTTTTGACACGAATGACGGATTTAATGATTGGAATAATGCTTCTTGGAGTAGCTGGGGAGGTCAACTCGGGGTCCGAGTAGGGCTTTAA
- a CDS encoding VOC family protein produces MPVVERLGHVAIRVEDMERAVAFYSQLGMEMVWKADDWCYLEAVKSRDGLALLGPNYKAAGPHFAFHFRDRSEVDVVHDQLKASGVAVGAVHDHRDGTASFYLRDPDGNWLEMLYEPPGGIPSNQSGVTTAD; encoded by the coding sequence ATGCCTGTGGTGGAGCGCTTGGGGCACGTCGCCATCCGCGTTGAGGATATGGAAAGGGCTGTGGCTTTTTATTCTCAGCTGGGGATGGAGATGGTCTGGAAAGCAGACGACTGGTGTTACCTGGAAGCCGTCAAGTCACGTGATGGCCTGGCTCTGTTGGGACCGAATTACAAAGCCGCAGGCCCCCACTTTGCCTTCCACTTCCGTGACCGTTCTGAAGTGGATGTGGTGCATGATCAACTGAAGGCTTCGGGTGTCGCTGTGGGAGCCGTCCATGATCATCGCGACGGCACAGCCTCCTTCTATCTGCGTGACCCTGACGGCAATTGGCTCGAAATGCTCTATGAGCCTCCAGGTGGCATTCCTTCCAATCAATCAGGAGTGACGACAGCTGATTGA
- a CDS encoding DUF3764 family protein, translating to METTVGALNLSVPFAKWAVICDSDDVAKMHAAAGLKSLFCSVSKDDPITVCAVQ from the coding sequence ATGGAAACCACCGTTGGGGCTTTGAACCTCAGTGTTCCATTTGCTAAATGGGCTGTGATCTGCGACAGCGATGATGTTGCCAAGATGCACGCCGCTGCGGGTTTGAAATCACTTTTTTGCAGTGTTAGCAAAGACGATCCAATCACAGTTTGCGCGGTTCAGTAG
- a CDS encoding ABC transporter ATP-binding protein, translated as MAGVCFKALSKSYPPRGGSDPVEVIRELSLTIEDGEFLVLVGPSGCGKSTLLRLMAGLETPSSGEIFIGDHPVSRLRPAQRNVAMVFQSYALYPHLSVRDNLGFGLRRSRQRTVLQQIQDQLHRSTRRFPQPLSLSSPREARLEIRVNEVAEALELDQLLDRRPKELSGGQKQRVALGRAMARQPDVFLMDEPLSNLDAKLRGSTRTRIVDLQRQLGTTTLYVTHDQVEAMTMGHRIAVLNQGRLQQLGTPMELYRWPSNLFVAQFIGSPPMNVLPVTVASAGTLLLGERRLPVEGVLADALPALEGQSLNGGIRPEQLRIAPATNRNLPADVSHSEVLGNEQLITCRLLDGGHLIQVRADPDLDATPGSRVHLEAEPTGWRLFDRLGEAIARPHPPRSSENEPLLPNLG; from the coding sequence TTGGCAGGCGTTTGCTTTAAGGCGCTCAGCAAGAGCTATCCACCCCGGGGAGGGTCCGATCCGGTCGAGGTGATCCGTGAGCTCTCTCTGACGATTGAAGACGGGGAATTTCTGGTGCTGGTCGGCCCATCAGGCTGCGGGAAAAGCACACTCCTACGCCTGATGGCGGGCCTGGAAACCCCGAGTTCAGGAGAAATCTTCATTGGAGACCATCCCGTCAGTCGCCTGCGTCCGGCCCAACGCAATGTGGCCATGGTGTTTCAGAGCTACGCGCTCTATCCCCACCTCAGCGTGCGGGACAACCTGGGGTTTGGATTGAGGCGCAGTCGTCAACGCACCGTTCTGCAGCAGATCCAAGACCAGCTGCATCGCTCCACCCGACGCTTTCCTCAGCCTCTCTCGCTGAGTTCTCCCCGGGAAGCGCGCCTGGAAATCCGGGTGAATGAGGTCGCCGAGGCCCTCGAACTTGATCAGCTTCTAGACCGGCGCCCGAAGGAGCTCTCTGGGGGCCAGAAACAACGGGTGGCGCTGGGACGGGCCATGGCACGGCAACCGGACGTCTTCCTGATGGATGAACCTCTGAGCAATCTGGATGCCAAGTTGCGCGGAAGCACCCGAACGCGCATCGTTGATCTGCAGCGACAGCTGGGTACCACCACGCTGTACGTGACCCATGATCAGGTGGAAGCGATGACCATGGGGCACCGGATCGCGGTGCTGAATCAGGGCCGGTTGCAGCAGCTGGGCACACCGATGGAGCTCTACCGCTGGCCCTCAAATCTGTTTGTCGCCCAGTTCATCGGAAGCCCGCCGATGAATGTGCTTCCTGTAACGGTGGCCTCAGCGGGGACATTGCTTCTCGGTGAGCGACGTCTGCCGGTCGAAGGCGTCCTCGCCGATGCGCTGCCCGCTTTGGAGGGGCAATCGTTAAACGGCGGAATCCGCCCGGAACAACTTCGGATTGCACCTGCCACCAACCGCAACCTCCCAGCTGATGTCAGTCACAGTGAAGTGCTAGGCAACGAACAACTGATCACCTGCCGGCTGCTGGATGGCGGACATTTGATTCAGGTTCGGGCCGATCCTGACCTGGACGCCACACCGGGATCCAGAGTTCATCTTGAGGCCGAGCCCACAGGCTGGCGACTCTTTGATCGCCTGGGAGAGGCCATTGCCAGGCCTCACCCCCCCCGATCAAGTGAAAACGAGCCACTTCTGCCCAACCTGGGCTGA
- a CDS encoding calcium-binding protein — translation MTQVIKLTRHSGDGVSIEGNNPNDTNHTASQSMDFKLPEKFSHFSNPSEKEIFEYFEVKTKYQELFEAVSEIAMKSIGTEDDDHMGAADTFNGNLWGLGGNDILTGDSRNNIIYGGKEQDGRDGEYITGTNEYSDNDTIHGGGGNDRLYGQSGNDWLTAGAGDDYLYGGDDNDVLIGNGDGQNIFNGGRGVDSIYLANHDNHAPDEIWDFVDEGDRIFLSEDFMAQTGGIASVETTLWNGNAQLPHREARNFGDFYQSTQIKNAEGEILFLVEGPTLDGITIGWNASGLEVIDTNGDWDGAKFRFMEQLTGTSQWLQENFH, via the coding sequence TTGACGCAGGTCATCAAGTTGACCCGTCATTCCGGAGATGGTGTGTCCATCGAAGGGAACAATCCCAACGACACGAACCACACCGCCTCTCAATCCATGGACTTCAAACTTCCTGAAAAATTCAGCCACTTCTCAAACCCTAGCGAAAAGGAAATTTTCGAATATTTCGAAGTCAAGACAAAGTATCAAGAGCTTTTCGAGGCTGTCAGTGAAATTGCAATGAAAAGCATTGGAACTGAAGACGACGATCATATGGGAGCCGCCGATACTTTTAACGGCAATCTCTGGGGACTCGGCGGCAATGACATCCTCACGGGGGACAGCCGCAACAACATCATTTATGGAGGAAAAGAACAGGACGGAAGAGATGGGGAATACATAACAGGCACGAATGAGTATTCAGACAACGACACGATCCACGGAGGAGGAGGAAACGACAGACTCTATGGACAGTCAGGTAATGACTGGTTGACTGCCGGGGCAGGCGATGACTACTTATACGGAGGTGACGATAACGATGTACTCATCGGAAATGGAGACGGTCAGAATATTTTCAATGGGGGACGCGGAGTTGATTCGATTTACTTGGCCAACCATGACAATCATGCACCAGATGAGATCTGGGATTTCGTAGATGAAGGTGATCGCATCTTCCTCAGCGAGGATTTCATGGCGCAAACAGGTGGAATTGCCAGCGTGGAAACAACACTCTGGAATGGCAATGCTCAGCTTCCTCATCGTGAAGCTCGTAATTTTGGCGATTTTTACCAATCAACACAGATCAAAAATGCCGAAGGGGAGATCTTATTTTTAGTCGAAGGTCCAACGCTGGATGGAATCACGATTGGTTGGAATGCCAGCGGCCTGGAGGTGATTGACACGAATGGAGATTGGGACGGAGCAAAGTTCAGGTTTATGGAACAACTGACTGGCACATCCCAGTGGCTTCAGGAAAACTTCCACTAA
- a CDS encoding DnaJ C-terminal domain-containing protein has product MAGSGYRDYFKVLGVDRGADADAIKRAFRKLARQYHPDVNPGDKTAEAKFKEVSEAYEVLSDPEKRKRYEQFGQYWNQAGSGGAGMGDVDFGRYGNFDDFINDLLGRFGGQGGGGFGGAPGGFSGGGFPGGGFPGGFAGGGFPRGASRPPVNLDAEATVKVSFAEAFRGGERMLSVNDERVQVRIPAGVKNGSRLRLKGKGNLQPGTGRRGDLYLNLEVQAHPVWRFDGDQLRADLPVALDELALGGIVTVMTPDGEAEVSIPAGTSPGRSLRLKGKGWPLKTGRGDLLFTLSLQWPSQWSETQRSLLERLREERGDDPRRDWIQTARL; this is encoded by the coding sequence ATGGCCGGCAGTGGGTACCGCGATTACTTCAAGGTGCTCGGGGTGGATCGTGGCGCTGATGCTGATGCCATTAAGCGGGCGTTTCGAAAACTGGCGCGCCAGTACCACCCGGATGTGAATCCGGGTGACAAGACGGCTGAAGCCAAGTTCAAGGAAGTGAGCGAGGCCTATGAGGTCTTGTCGGATCCTGAGAAGCGCAAGCGGTACGAGCAATTTGGGCAGTACTGGAATCAGGCCGGCAGTGGCGGTGCCGGGATGGGTGATGTTGATTTCGGCCGCTACGGCAATTTCGACGATTTCATCAATGACCTTCTTGGTCGATTCGGCGGTCAAGGCGGTGGTGGTTTCGGCGGTGCACCGGGTGGTTTCTCGGGCGGTGGATTTCCTGGTGGTGGATTTCCTGGCGGTTTTGCTGGGGGCGGCTTTCCTCGAGGAGCTTCACGCCCTCCGGTGAATCTCGATGCTGAAGCTACGGTGAAAGTGAGTTTCGCGGAGGCTTTCCGTGGTGGTGAGCGCATGCTTTCCGTGAATGATGAACGGGTACAGGTGCGCATCCCTGCGGGAGTGAAGAACGGTTCCCGCCTCCGTCTCAAGGGCAAGGGCAACCTTCAGCCAGGAACCGGGCGTCGCGGCGATCTCTATCTGAACCTTGAGGTTCAGGCTCACCCCGTGTGGCGCTTCGACGGTGATCAGCTGCGTGCTGATCTTCCTGTGGCTCTCGATGAGTTGGCGCTCGGAGGCATCGTTACCGTGATGACACCGGACGGCGAAGCCGAAGTCTCGATCCCTGCGGGCACCAGCCCAGGCCGCAGTCTGCGGCTGAAGGGCAAGGGTTGGCCGCTGAAAACTGGCCGGGGAGACCTCCTTTTCACCCTCAGCCTGCAGTGGCCTTCCCAGTGGTCTGAGACGCAGCGCTCTCTACTTGAGCGATTGCGTGAGGAACGCGGCGATGATCCGCGCCGCGATTGGATTCAAACCGCCCGGCTCTGA
- the obgE gene encoding GTPase ObgE: MQFIDQARITVRGGRGGDGIVAFRREKYVPAGGPSGGDGGHGADVVLEADANLQTLLDFKYKRLFAAIDGRRGGPNRCTGASGQPLVIKVPCGTEVRHLKTGILLGDLTNPGERLTVAFGGRGGLGNAHYLSNRNRAPEKCTEGRDGEEWPLQLELKLLAEVGIIGLPNAGKSTLISVLSAARPKIADYPFTTLVPNLGVVRRPSGDGTVFADIPGLIAGAAQGAGLGHDFLRHIERTRLLIHLVDGGADDPLGDLRVVEKELEAYGHGLVSRPRLLVVNKLELLDEQGRDDLLERLDALSGRRPLLISAVMGKGLDALLDQVWQQLGV; the protein is encoded by the coding sequence GTGCAGTTCATCGATCAGGCACGCATCACCGTGCGGGGGGGGCGCGGTGGCGACGGCATCGTGGCCTTCCGAAGGGAGAAGTATGTCCCTGCCGGGGGGCCTTCGGGCGGAGATGGTGGGCATGGCGCCGATGTGGTGCTGGAAGCAGACGCCAACCTCCAAACTCTTCTGGATTTCAAATACAAGCGTCTGTTCGCGGCCATCGACGGTCGTCGCGGTGGTCCCAACCGCTGCACCGGTGCTTCCGGACAACCTCTTGTCATCAAGGTGCCTTGTGGCACCGAGGTGCGTCATCTCAAAACGGGAATCTTGTTGGGTGATCTCACGAACCCAGGGGAGAGGCTCACGGTGGCCTTCGGCGGTCGAGGCGGTCTTGGGAATGCGCATTACCTCAGCAACCGCAATCGCGCTCCCGAGAAGTGCACCGAAGGCAGGGACGGCGAGGAGTGGCCGCTGCAGCTCGAGCTCAAACTGCTGGCTGAGGTGGGAATCATCGGACTACCCAATGCTGGCAAAAGCACTCTGATTAGTGTTCTCTCTGCAGCCCGCCCCAAAATTGCCGACTACCCCTTCACCACCCTGGTGCCGAATCTCGGAGTGGTGCGCAGGCCCTCGGGCGACGGCACTGTATTTGCAGACATTCCAGGATTGATCGCTGGAGCTGCTCAAGGCGCTGGCCTGGGCCATGACTTTCTGCGGCACATCGAGCGCACCCGCCTACTGATTCATCTGGTGGATGGAGGAGCCGACGATCCCCTTGGTGATCTGCGAGTGGTGGAAAAGGAGCTCGAGGCCTATGGACATGGGCTGGTCAGTCGTCCGCGCTTGCTGGTGGTGAACAAACTCGAACTTCTCGATGAGCAGGGGAGAGACGATCTGCTGGAACGGCTAGACGCGTTGAGTGGGCGTCGTCCTCTGCTGATTTCCGCTGTGATGGGTAAGGGACTCGATGCTTTGTTGGATCAGGTTTGGCAGCAGCTTGGTGTGTGA